The proteins below come from a single Alnus glutinosa chromosome 9, dhAlnGlut1.1, whole genome shotgun sequence genomic window:
- the LOC133878380 gene encoding large ribosomal subunit protein uL4c, with protein sequence MATSTTPPSLSFFSSSIFLTSSNQTPKLSSSIFRPNSLKTPTVKPLSLTSQLATLPVLSFTGEKISETQLDLKSAPPETARAVVHRAIITDLQNKRRGTASTLTRAEVRGGGRKPYPQKKTGRARQGSIRTPLRPGGGVVFGPKPRDWSIKINRKEKRLAISTAMASAAVNTIVVEDFRDRFEKPRTKEFIEALKRWGVDPKEKSMFLMTEISDNVRLSSRNIGTLKMLTPRTLNLFDILNADKVVLTRAAVDYLNERYGVDGYEGETEDEYEEDEGEEIEGAEADENSDATE encoded by the coding sequence ATGGCGACCTCCACAACACCACCATCTCTTTCATTCTTCTCCTCCTCAATCTTCCTCACCTCCTCAAACCAAACCCCAAAGCtctcttcttcaatcttcaggCCCAATTCGCTTAAAACCCCAACGGTGAAACCCCTCTCGCTCACCTCCCAGCTCGCCACCCTTCCAGTTCTCTCATTCACCGGCGAGAAAATAAGCGAGACCCAGCTCGACCTCAAGTCGGCCCCACCCGAAACCGCGCGCGCCGTCGTTCACCGAGCCATCATTACAGACCTCCAGAACAAGCGCCGCGGTACCGCCTCCACGCTCACCCGCGCTGAGGTTAGAGGCGGCGGCAGGAAGCCCTACCCACAGAAGAAGACGGGCCGGGCCCGCCAGGGGTCCATAAGGACCCCGCTTCGGCCCGGTGGGGGTGTGGTGTTCGGGCCCAAGCCAAGAGACTGGTCCATTAAGATCAATCGGAAAGAGAAGAGGCTGGCGATATCGACAGCAATGGCGAGCGCTGCAGTTAACACGATCGTGGTGGAGGATTTTAGGGACAGGTTTGAGAAGCCGAGGACGAAGGAGTTTATTGAGGCGTTGAAGAGGTGGGGGGTCGACCCGAAAGAGAAGTCGATGTTCTTGATGACCGAAATATCGGACAATGTGAGGCTTTCTAGCCGGAATATCGGGACGCTGAAGATGTTGACGCCGAGGACGTTGAACTTGTTCGACATTTTGAATGCGGATAAGGTGGTGCTGACTCGGGCTGCGGTGGACTATTTGAATGAAAGGTATGGGGTTGATGGGTATGAGGGCGAGACCGAGGATGAGTATGAAGAGGATGAAGGAGAAGAAATTGAAG